The nucleotide window AATTGTCTATGTGTGATACAGAAAGCCAAAACAACGGGCGAAAAATGGCACAGAACTGCGGCCACTGGTGTTAAATCTCATTGGTTTTAGCACTAGAGCAGTTACTACTTGATCAAAAATACTGCTTAATGCTGTATAAGGGACCCGACTCTGTGCAGTTCCAAATGGGGGAAAGACCAGAGAATGACCGAATTCAAATAGTTCATGCAGAATAATCCAAATGCCCAACAACAGCACCCTGGGTCCAAGAGTCTAACAATTACCTGATTATATCCAAGATTTCTACACTTGGTTTAAGCTACAACAGTGATTACAGCATCAAGCTGACACTGCCTTTAAATAATGGGGGAAACACTGTATTATAATTATGGGTAGCTTATACCTAAATGCTACCATAAAATGGTCATACTCAAGATGCAAAGATTATAAGTCATTAAAGTCAACTGCAATGCAAATACTATCCTATTTACTCAGCCAATGCAGTAGAAGGAAGTTCTGTACCACTTGGTTGCTTACAGCTTCCACCAAAACAGATCACTTTGTTTTATGATCCATTgttatttctgatttttaaaaaaaagtacttaagGCAAAGGAAAAGTAGAGCTcatctttctgtccctctgtattatatcttcacaaaaaaaaaaaaaagtttcacacaATATACATCATATGTCTCACACAGCTTAtatgtcacatttttataaaatccTGAGTAGTAGTTAATACCTACCCATTAAATACAGGTTCTCTGCATTAGCATCCTCTACTGCCCCTGACTCTTCCACCACAGGCTGTGCGTCCCAGGGGGTGGATGGATTAGCAGACTGATTTGGGGAGCTTGGGACCCGCATCTGTGCCAAAAGCAAAAATTGAataagaaaatgagacaaagaggAATGACGGAAAAGGCAAGcaagaatgacaaaaaatgaaaaactatgaGTATGAAACTAACAGATGCCAGGCTGTGTGAGGAACTCGAGTGTTTACTGGGAGCCAGGGAAGAAATTCCACTCATGGTGTCATTGCTCCTGGTGCTCGGACTCATCATCTGGCGACCAGTAAATGGACctgcacagaaataaaaaaaacaaaaaacattctctTGTCTGGATATATCTAAGCAGATGCTGAGACACTCTACAACCCGCAAAGCGAGGTCATCATTAAAAATTCCCGACAAAAAGACATGCACACCTCTCTTTAATGAAGAGGGTCTTCCTGTCTTCAGCGCCTCAGGTATTCCCACTGTCTTCTGGCCTTCCTTCCCTTGAGTTGCCtgcttcctttttctcccccgCCTTTTGAGCTGATGAGCGGTGAGAGCCAGAGCTACGCTGCCCAGTGCTGTGGCAAAGAGCACCTTCTTCAAGCTCGGGGTCAGCTTCAGCTGAGAAAATATGGACTGAAAGCAGGAGAGGCAAACATGAGCTGCCGTCAAAGAGACCTCCTAAACATCAATTTAGCCATtgttacttatttttttatttaacagttcTACAAAGGATGCTTGTGTGTAAACATGCAAAAGTTAACTGTAAATGCAAAGCTATTTACCTGCCCAAATGTGGAATAGAGAAAGACCGGGATCTCTGCTACAGTCATGGCCAAAGCCTGGGCGATGGACATCCCGTCTGCTCGTTTGACTGACATCTCAGAAAGCGAAATGCCTTCAGGCCACAGTTCTCCCGAGCTCCCTCACTTTCACCCCAAACGAggtttcctctctgctctgagATCAGCCAGCTCAGGGCTTGCTGATTAACTGTCTGTCGTCATTCAATCCTGAACTTGTACTCCACACTAGTCCAGTGTCTGACTGCAGTTTTATTGCCCTACAATAGATAAGACATGGGTTTTGGAAATTATCTGAGTGCACAGGCCTCCCTTCTTTAGAACTGCATTCGACTGCACAGGACTTTCAATGATAAAGACATGGCATCAATAAACGCAGTTATCACTACAACAGTGTTGTTGACTACAGGGCAAAATCCTCTAGACACAGAATGAACTTAACTTTTAGGCTGAGAAGATCAAGCTCTTGACAATCTGCCAACCTATCTCCATTGTCTGGTATGCAGCCAGTTGACCAGCCTCCCCTACGCCTACGGTACATAAACAGCAGGTGCGGCTTCGGCGTGACAGACTGGCTgacttttccctctctcttaggAGCAACACCGTCTAATTCCGTCTAACATCGAATGATATACAGAATGAACAATCGTTCTCCGGTCAGAGAGGACGAATTATTGAGGATGGAGAGGATGTAAGTTGAAACAGGCTTGACTATGAGGTGAATAGGAAGGTGGGCAGTGAGTCAGAGGCCGTGAGTCGATCCTGCCTGCACTTTTTGAAACTTTTACCTAAAATACATAGTAAGTCTGAGCGTAGCCTTCGAAAACGTTGTTAATAACAAGCCGCAATCAGCACAAGCAAGCAGGCGACAGCCCTCACGGGGCGggcatgctaacgttagctggcACACTTAGCTAGCCTAGCTCAGCCCGATCTGTCACTTTACATCACAGAATCGCCCGGTCAACCGGACACTAGCTGTAGGGAATTAAACTGACACCTCGGAGGCTTCGGCGGCTCCGTGTACAGCTCGTCGGTTGCACAACTAATAACATAATCCCTCACACGGGTACATACCGTGAGCATTCAAGGCGGCGGGGAAGGACGTTCCTGTGTCACAGTCCGTGAAAGCCGCACACTAGATTTTTTGCTCGGAGGCGGTACTTTGGAAACGCAGGAAAACTGACGCGACCATAGACCAATCAGACGCGGACTATAGAGGGTTGAATTTTTCTTTACCAATCGAATGAAAGGTAGGCGGGACAAATGCTCAACACAGGTCAAATACAGGTCGTAGATCATAAAGCATTGTGTCCGCAAGGAGAAAAATCAGAAggtaaaagctgtaaaaaaaaaaaaaaagaaagaaaaaagtgtccTGACAGTTCatatctttatttaaaaaagtcattAGAATAACATGAAAGACGGACAAAAGAGTGaccttttattttgataatgcTTTTATAATCAAGCAAGCAAAGACACCTTCGCACAGCCTTCGTAACTATCGGAAATAAATTTTTTGGATAAACCCgacaatctttttttaaaacagtaactTCTAATACTTCGTATTGTGGAAGGCTGGTTTTACGAGTGACACTGAAGGCAACATTACACAGGTCCGTTAAACCCGCCAGAATAACCAGAAAGGATTGTTTCCGCTTTGGGTATTCACCTTTCAGAATAAAGCGCAACGGGTTAACTGCCGTTGTACAGCATATTACCAGGAACAATCGCTGTATTAATTAAATTGCGTTATAGTATGGTCCCTTGTTTTAGTtcaatgattattattattactattaatattatcattatctatttagataggtagatagattgtttacaataattaaataataataaataaaaaagtaaataaataaaaataaatgacattaataaattgtggcaaatatataaatgaatcaATAGTTTGAGATGATTTACgaaattattaaaattcaactaattataaaatgttatttcatgcTTCTTCTTTCATAATTGGTTTTATAGGACATGATTTTGATTTAATAGACATTTTCCAGAATAACAGTTGTATTTCATaccactttttatttcatgacacatttttttttaataatgcatgACATTGTATTAAACAAAACTtgacatgaaatgtgtttttgggaaaaatgcCATAATGCAATTAATGCAatgaatgcaattttttttttaaagggaattttcaaataaaatgtctatAATGCAATATAATAATCTCCAATAATATTCAgttattgtgaaaatgaatgatgaatgaatgatatTTAATAATCTAACTTTGGAGTTCCATAGCTCAGATGACACTTTTGTTGTGAAAGTAGGACCGGAAGCCGTGTTCTAAATAGACGAACAGTGCGGATTCAAGGCCTAGAAATCAGTCATAGGCAACTTTGTCAACACACCGGGTTACATAACAGTAGACAACTGAGCAGATTTAAGATAAAAGTTCATTCAGACGTGGTGTGGATAAGACAAGAATGTTGGCCCTGTTGTCTGCCTGGGGATGAACTCTAAagttacaacaacaacaaaaaaaaggatcctGGATTTGAGAACACTCGCCGGAACCGAGGCAAGGAGCCATTAAAAATATGTGACTATGAATCATTCTGGTCATGATTCGTTCTTGGCTAGGGTTGCCTCTCTTGCCGCATCTGCCTCAAGttaaacagctggaaaaatgagTGCCGTCGGGCTCTCCGCAGCGGGGCTTCCACAGAGGCCTTGATATGAAATCCCTGGTAAGAACGAGCTGCTTATTTACTGCAAAGGTCACCCTCATATATATATGAGATTATTATCGAGTACATGTCCGGATGTGCACCCTTCAAACCCAAACCGCCTTGTTCCGCTGCACAGATGCTCCGCTGGCTTTGCCTGCTCAGCCTGAGCCTTCCTCTGTTGTTTTGGTTCGGACATGTGATCACCCGGGATGGACGGTCGCCTGCTGTGCAGAGCACCGGGCTAAGGGGGTACATGAGGATCCCCTCCGGCAGGATGGAGCAGGTAAGAGGCAGGGCTCCAGGACTCAGGATGgggtcacacaaacacagccccCCAGAGGTTTGGGTCCAGGCTTGTAGCTCACGAGTTCATGGCGACCCTGAAAACTAGCTCGGATCTTCATTTTTTTACGAATATGAAGATCAAAATTGTGCTGTTTTAGTTCCATATCTTGTCCAGAACTGTCTTGCTGTTTTGATACAACTTTGCCCCGTAGGAAGATATTGTACAGGAAATCAATTAATGGTTTAATGTCCCAGTTTCCTAAAGTCCAAGGTGATCTTCGgattccttgttttgtccaatcagcAGTCCGAACCCCAAACATACTCGGTTTATTATAAGGCTGCAGGtaacgattattttctttatcgattaattattgattatgattattttctagattaagagattaattgtttggtccagaaaatgtcaaaaagtatttaaaaagacCCGCTATAATATCCCGCAGTCCAAGTTatcttcagatgttttgttttgtcccatCAACAGTGTAAAACtccaaaacattcagtttataatcatgtatgacacagaaaagcatcaTACCCTCAAATCTGAGGAGCaattttttatgattaaaacaattattagaTTATTCGATATTAAAAAAGTTGCAGATTAATCTGCTGTCGATTTGATTCATTATCTAATTGTCGTACTCTATTTTACTATCATGTAAGCAAAAGAGAAGTAACATATTCTCACAGTTGAGAAGCaggacaaaataatgtaaacattttgggGGGAATTCCAAACGATATGTCTGGCGAACACCGGGCattgctcatcacctggctaataccatccagacggtgaagcatggtggtggcagcatcgtgCTATGGGGGCGCCCCTCGGCGGCAGGGACAGCGGTGTCTTGGCTGCATGTGTGGTtttcaggacaagtctctgactgtcctcgagtggcccagccaaaagcccagacttaaaccccagagaacatctgtggagagacctgaagatggcagttcacagatgcttcccatccgGTCTGCGGGACCTTGAGGGGAtttgccaggaagaatgggataaactgtcCAAATCCAGGTGTACAAAGCTTGTGGAGACTTACcaaagaagactcaaagcttaGATTGTTGacaaaggggcttctacaaagtactgaattggGAGTCTGAATCCTTTTGTACAtgagagattttagtttttgttttttaataaattttcaaaatttgcaCAAACCACAACCCAAGACagctttttaatctttttttttttggtcaacagTTTCTGGACGTGCACTGCAGCCAGTGTGCCTTGGTCTCCAGCTCAGGTCAGATGCTCGGAGCTGGCGTTGGTGAAGAGATTGACAAGATCGGATGTGTTATCCGAATGAACAATGCACCCACGCAGGGGTATGAGAAGGACGTAGGGAGCCGCACCAGTGTTCGGGTTGTGTCTCACACCAGTGTTCCCCTGTTGGTAAAAAATGAGGGCTACTATTTCCAGCAGTCGGCAGACACTACGTATGTGTTCTGGGGTCCCGACAGGAACATGAGGCAAGACGGGAAAGGACACATCTTTAACACTCTCCTGAAAATAGCGAAGAAGTATCCAAACGTCAGAATCTACACTGTGACCAGAGAGAAGATTCAGTACTGTGACAATgtgtttcaaaatgaaactggaaaaaacaggTACAGTTTGAGTTTATGTCCCAGTAGAATAAATGAAAGCTCTGACTGATTCACTGTTTATTGTGTTTACCATAGACTTCAGTAGACCAACATATGAGGtgaacaaaagtaaacaaacataatgcaagagaataaataataaactagCTAACTCAATACTTTAGCAGTTAAATAAGCtcaaagttattacaaacacaaacacattaaacatacattaaaaatgacctTGTTGGCgcgaacagtttctattgtgtcatcaggggatcatttacaggcagtgttgccaactctGAGCCTTCGTTcctagatttaccgacttttcacgTCCCTTTTAGCgtcttttcttcaaaaaaaaaggacctaaaggcaaatctagcaactttctggacaaaccttagctactctCCGTAGAAAAGTATCACCAGTTTTGCCCTGCGAGTGCGAGGTTGGACTTTCCCTCCATAGGCACGCCTCTCTACGCCTCTCATTCAACACACCCCCAGACAGCTGCATAGGTGTGAATGAGCTTGaaactctctctctgagctATCATTTTACTTGTAAATATAGCCATAACCACAGCATGGgcgttgtctttaacttatgtgtatggtgattttgtcagacgacgtcgtggtttcataaatttagattttagaGCAGCAGATGAGCATGGGATGGAAATGGAAGAAGTCTTAAAGTCTTATGCTTTCTGTCActgtttcactgtttgtgtttctactCTGTTACTTTATTGCTTTATTggcttttattaaaataaaataatatatgcagcagcacaagagaggaagaaagaaacaaacagaataagGGTGATCACTgtatatgttgttgttttgaatttggttttttttgttttgtcacctTGTTTGCTCTTCACTCCAAAATCACATATATCCAtgtttataaataataaaaaaaagtaatatacatgaaacacaaaaatacaacaaaaacaaaactttttttttttagttgtgaACCACACTATATTGGGGGTATTTACAAAAGTTATACTGGTATAGTATATAAAAACAGTAATGCTTTTTGCAGTTATAATGacttatttttttgctttttttttttttaattaaaggctTTAAGTAAggct belongs to Xiphias gladius isolate SHS-SW01 ecotype Sanya breed wild chromosome 20, ASM1685928v1, whole genome shotgun sequence and includes:
- the st6galnac4 gene encoding alpha-N-acetyl-neuraminyl-2,3-beta-galactosyl-1,3-N-acetyl-galactosaminide alpha-2,6-sialyltransferase isoform X1 — encoded protein: MKSLMLRWLCLLSLSLPLLFWFGHVITRDGRSPAVQSTGLRGYMRIPSGRMEQFLDVHCSQCALVSSSGQMLGAGVGEEIDKIGCVIRMNNAPTQGYEKDVGSRTSVRVVSHTSVPLLVKNEGYYFQQSADTTYVFWGPDRNMRQDGKGHIFNTLLKIAKKYPNVRIYTVTREKIQYCDNVFQNETGKNRMKTGAFLSTGFFTMILAIDMCDRIHVYGMIDDNYCSRANHSVVPYHYYEQNRIDECRMYKLHEHTQRGGHRFITEKAIYAKWATRHKIQFKHPPWSL
- the st6galnac4 gene encoding alpha-N-acetyl-neuraminyl-2,3-beta-galactosyl-1,3-N-acetyl-galactosaminide alpha-2,6-sialyltransferase isoform X2, giving the protein MLGAGVGEEIDKIGCVIRMNNAPTQGYEKDVGSRTSVRVVSHTSVPLLVKNEGYYFQQSADTTYVFWGPDRNMRQDGKGHIFNTLLKIAKKYPNVRIYTVTREKIQYCDNVFQNETGKNRMKTGAFLSTGFFTMILAIDMCDRIHVYGMIDDNYCSRANHSVVPYHYYEQNRIDECRMYKLHEHTQRGGHRFITEKAIYAKWATRHKIQFKHPPWSL